The sequence below is a genomic window from Citricoccus muralis.
CCAGGGGATGGCCGTGTTTGTGGCGGTTCTGGCCTCCACGCTGCTGCTCTCCGGTGCAGAGGTGGTGAGCTGGCATGCCTGGTGGCTGATCATGGCTGTGCTCTCGGTGCTCATGATACCGCTGGCGCTGTGGCGCATCCCCACCGAATCCGGTACGGCAGTGCGGGTGGGGGAGGCGTTGCGCCGGATCGGGCGCACCGTGTCCGCCGGCATGCCCTGGGTCTGCGCGGTGATTTTCGCCTGCTACACGCTGCAGTGGGGTGCGATCATCGGGTTCCTGCCCACTATTTTCGGCGACGCCGGGGTGCACGGGGTGTGGGTCGGTGCGGCCACCGCCGTCGTGGGGCTGGTTAATGGTGTCGGCAACGTGATCGGTGGCCGACTGCTGCAGCGCGGTGTGGCCCCGAGGTGGCTGGTGACTACCGGGATGATCGCGATGATCGTGACCACCGTGCTGATTTTCGCCCCCGATTGGACCCAGGTGCCTGGCGGGCTGTGGGTACAGCTGGTCGCGGCCGCGGTGTTCTCCGGGATTGCGGCGCTGATTCCTTCGTCCATGACGCGCGTCGGCGTGGACGCGGCCCCGGCCGATGGGTCACCGGCCGCCGTGATGGGGCTGATGAACCAGGTGTACAACGGGGCGAACTTTGTGGGCCCGGTGCTGCTGACCTCAATCGCCACCGCTGTGGGCGGCTGGCATCTGTCGTGGACGATGACCGTGACCGCCGCCGTGATCGGCCTGGTGTTGGCGCTGGTGTTCCTTCGCCGGCCGTGGTTGACGGTGAACGTCAGCGGCTGAACGATCGACTCACTGATTCCGCTGCGGGATCAGTCGCAACCGTTCGGCCCACAGGCCTGGCCCTGTAACGCGGCGTCAGCATCATCGGCAGCATCGGTGACGATGGGCTTCAGCGGGCTGCGCTGCGTGTGCTCCTGGTAGGCCTGGGTGAGCGCCTGCAGGAAGGTAGCCGGTGGTTGCGCACCCGAGAGACCGTAGCGCTCATCGAGCACGAAGAACGGCACCCCGGTGACCCCATACGCGCGCGCCTGGGCGAGGTCCGCCCGAATGGCGTCCTCCCACTGAGCGTCGTTGAGGGCTTCCTGAACCTGTTCCTCGGTGAGCCCCGATTCCACCCCGATGCGGGTCAGCACCGCGACGTCCGCAATGCTTTCTCCGCGCTCGAAATGCGCGTTGAACAGGCGCTCCTCCACCTGGATGGCTGCGTCTGCAGAGACCGCCTTTGCACGCTGAATCAGGCGGTGGGCGGTCCAGGAATTGGCCACCACCAGGGAATCGAAGTCGTAGTCCAGACCCTCTTCCTTGGCCTGCGCGGTGACGTGGGCGAGCATCTGCGCGACTTGCTTGGCGGGAATGCCCTTCACCTGTGAGAGGTACTCAGACTCGGAGCGGTGATCGTGCTCCGGCAGGCTCGGATCCAGCTGGAACGAGCCGAACTGGATGTCGAGTTGGTCGCGATGTGGAAACTGCTCGAGGGCGGTGGTGAAACGGCGCCAGCCGATATAGCACCAGGGGCAGCCGACGTCGGAGAAAATCTGAACCTTCATAGTTGAACTAACCCGACGTCGTCCGCTGCTATTCCCTCAGGCGCGCAGCCCGCCCTGCCACAGCACATCGAAGGGGGTCTGGCCGGCGACGCGCTGGCGGATGCCAGCCGTGACGAACTCCTTGGCCCGGTGTGCGGCGTCCAGTTCCGTGGCGCCCTTGGCCAGCTCGGCGGTCACCGCGGCGGCCAGGGAGCAGCCGGCGCCGGAGACGGCATGCTCGCCCACCTTCGGCGAGGAGAGTACCTCGAGGGTGGTGCCATCGTAGAAGACGTCGACGGCGTCGGGACCCTCCAGGCGGATGCCGCCCTTGGCGAGCACCGTGACCCCGGAAGCGTCGTGGATGCGCCGAGCCGCTTCCTTCAGGTCCTCGAGCGAGGAGATGCTGATCCCGGAGAGCTGTTCGGCCTCGAAGTGGTTCGGGGTGGTGAAGGTCGCCAGCGGTAGCAGCTGCGCTTTGAGCGCCTCATCGGTGTCGAGGGCGTGGCCGGGCTCCTGGCCCTTGCAGATCAGCACCGGGTCCAGCACCACGTTCTCCCATTCTTGGGTCTTCAGCGCGGTGGCCACGGTCTCGATGGTGGCGGGCGAGCCCATCATGCCCAGCTTGGTGGTTTTCAGCACGCCGGCGTAGTCGGTCAGGATGGCTTCCAACTGGTCAGCGATCACCGAAGCCTCCACCGGAACGAAGCGGTGGTTCCAGTTGTTCTTCGGGTCGAAGGAGACGATGCAGGTCAGGGCGATCATGCCAAACGCGCCCAGTTCCTGGAAGGTGCGCAGATCGGCCTGAGCGCCGGCGCCTCCGGTGGCTTCCGAACCGGCGATGCTCAGCGCCAGGGCCGGGGTGGTGAGATCAGAGGCGGATGCGGGTGCGGCGGTGGTATCGGTCATGGAACCTATCGTAGAACCCCGGTGCCGTTCAGCTCACATCGAGGGACGTTGCGTGTCCTCGTCGCGCGTGTCTACGACCGGCTCTGTCTCGGCCTCGACGTCGATCTCAGGCTCGATGACGCGGGTCAGCGGGATCGCCGCGAGGCGCCCTAGGGCCAGGAGGATCGCGGCCGGGAACCCGACCAAGGGGATCAGCAACGGGACCAGGCCGCCGGTTTCGGCCAACAGCACGGCCAAGCCATAGAGCAAGCCGATGAGGGCGTACCCCAGTACGTGAACCGAGTGGTTGAGCTGGTGGCGGAACACCCGGTTGATGAGCAGCGCCAGCGGCAGCCCGATGATGAGCCCGGCCAGCCCCACGATGGTCAGCAGCGGAGTGAGGTCACCGACCTGCTCGCGCACCGGCAGCATGTTCAGTACCAGCACCACCACGGCCATCACCATGTTGGGCACCAGCCAGGCGACGATGAGCCCGAACACCGACATGGAGAGTCGGGGCAGTGCGGATTTCTCCCGTAGGCGTGAGGGGCGGGAATGCTTGTATTTCTGGGGGACCGGAGTTGTCATCGCGACGATTCTATCCTCTGTACGCTCCGGCTATCCTTCTGTCTCGGCGAAGGTCATGCCGTCCATGAGCTTGCGCGCGGTGGAGACCGAGGCGGTACGGGTGACCTGATCGCCGTCCGTCTCGACGACGATCGTGGTCTGGCCGGTGGGATGCTCAACGACGAGGGCGGCCGCGTCGTCATTCGGGTCGCCGGGCCGTGATGAGTGGGCCCGCCGTGCGAGCACGGTGCCCGGGATCCTCCACGCCGCCCCGACGGACGCCGCTGCGAAAACACCGATCGCCTCGTGCACGCGGTGCGGGATGAAGCACCGGGTGGAGAAGTCACCGCCGGACTGGGCGGGGGAGACTAGGCAGATTTTTGGCACGGTGGCTTCGGTGACATCACCCAGACCCATGGAGCGCCCGGCCTTCAGGCGCAGTTCCTCGATGGAGCCGCGCAGATCAGTGTCTGCTTCGAGCTCCTCCACGGTCTCATCGCCGTTGAGTCCGAACGCGGAGGCATCGAGCACCACCACCGGCATGCCATTGTCGATGCAGGTGGCCTCCACCCGGGTGGGCATCGGGCCGTGCTCGGCCAGACGGAAGGTGTCGAGGGCGGTGCCCGTGGGGAACAGGGCGCCCGTGGTGCCGCCGGCGACGTCGCGGTACTCCAGGGTGATGCCGGCCGCGGTGCCGGGTACCCCCACGATGGCAGTGTCGCCGGTGTAGCGCACCGTCCCGTTCGGCGTTTCCACCGTGGCTAGCGTGGCGGAATTCGAATTCAGCAGATTGATGCGCACCGTGGTGGTGTCCCCGGTGATCGGCACGATCCCCCGTTCCAGAGCGAATGGGGCCACCCCGGCGAGGATGTTGCCGCAGTTCTGCCGGTCGCTGACGATGGCCTGATCAACGCTCACCTGCAGGAACAGATAGTCCACCGAGCCATCGGAATCACCATTCTCGTCGCGACCGGCAGAGACCACGGCGACCTTGGAGGTCAGTGGGTGTGCCCCGCCCAGCCCGTCGATCTGGCGCCGATCGGGGGAGCCCATCAGCCGCAGCAGCAGCCGGTCCCGCTGGGCCGGGTCGTCGGGGAGATCGTCTGCGAGAAAATACAGTCCCTTGGACGTACCGCCGCGCATCTGCATGCACGGCACCTCGGTCCAGGAAGCGGAGTCTGAAGCTGACGGCACGGCAACCCTTTCGCTCGAGCTGATTGTCTACAATATTGTGTAACAATCTTGACCCACTGTGCCATATCTTGAGGAGACCTCCGTGAAAACCTCGCGCCCCGTCACGGCGGCTGACGTTGCCCAGTACATCCGCACCTCGATCACCAGTGGCGAGATGGTCCCGGGGCAGCGGCTGGTCGAAGCTGATCTCGCTGAGGCGGTGGGTGCCTCTCGCGGGCACGTGCGCTCCGCGCTTGCCGACCTGGCCGTGGAGGGTCTGATCGAGCGGATCCAGAACCGCGGGGCTCGGGTGCGCCAGGTGACGCTCGAGGAGGCGCTGGAGATCATCGAAGTGCGCGCTGCGGTGGAAGCGCTGTGCGCGGCGAAGGCGGCCGAAAAAGTTTCGGAAGACGAGATCACCGAGCTGCGAGACATCGGCACCAACATGACCGATGCCGTGGAGACCGGCAACCAGGCCGCTTATGCTCGCGGCAATGAACTGCTGCACGCCGCTATCATCCGGATTGCTGATCAGAAGACGGCTGCTGAGACCATTCGTCGTCTTCAGGCGCAGGCGGTGCGCTATCAGTACCGACTCTCCGCTCAACCCGGACGCTCGCAGGTGTCCCTGCCGGAGCACTTGGCGATCATCGAGGCGGTCTGCACCCGTGACGCCGACGCCGCGCGCGACGCCATGCACGCCCACTTGAGCTCGGTGGCCGGAGCTATTCAGGGCGTCACCAGCGCCGGGTAGGCGGTATCTATTGCTTAGCGCGCTGTGACCTGAATGCCATGGCCGTTCCGACGGAAACGCGGATCGGCGTGGCGATGAACAAGGTGACCGTGAGAAGTGTCAATGGTTCATTGAAGAGCCACAGCAAGAGGATGCTCGCGGCACCAACGGCAGCTCCTGCCATGATGTGCTTCGCATACATCAATAAGATTTCAGGGTCGGCGTTGAGATGACGTCCTGAGGATCATGTTAACGGTGCCGTTGGGAAACGGCACACGAGATGCTGCCGACCCCGCTCGGGTCAGGTCACAGCACGTACCCCGCGATGAGCTGGGATAGCATCCGGATGTCTACGTTGTCCCTGAATTCGAAGCGCACCTTGCCGACGCTGCTGAACCATAGATCCAGTTCGGCATCCAGATCGAAAGTTCCTGCTGTCTCTACGGAAAAGGCCTGAACCTTGGAAAATGGCAGGGAAGTGTAGTCGCGTTTCTTGCCGGTGATGCCCTGGATGTTGACGGCGATCACGCGCTTGTTGGTGAACGCGATGAAGTCCCGGATGCCCTTGAAAGTCTGGAGAACATTTTCCCCTTCGATGAGCAGTGGGCCAATCTCTTTCTGGAGTGGCTGAGGGTCAACTGCGCTGAGCTTGTAGAAGCCGCCGTTCTGAAAGTCGATCATGAAGTGCATCTTAGGGTCTGTGATGGACACGATAAGTCGCGCCGGGTCATGATTGTCAACAATTTTGGTGGCAATTTGCTGTCCGTCGTTCTAAGCTGGTGAACGACCAGTGATGTCGAGGCTGCGGAGGCAGAGCAATGACGGAGAATTCTCGTACAGGACAGCGGCTGTTGGTGGTGGGTGCGCACTCGGCAGATTTCGTGTGGCGCGCCGCCGGCGCGATCGCCAAATTCGTCGACGCCGGCGGTGAGGCTACCGTCGTCGCCCTGACTTATGGCGAACGCGGCGAATCCGGCGAACTGTGGAAGCAGGAAGGCCAGACCGAGGAAAACGTGAAGAAGATCCGCCACGGCGAGGCCGAGCGGGCGGCTGGACATCTGGGTGCCAGCTTTGTGGCCTTCGACCTGGGTGACTACCCGCTGGTGAACGACCACTCCGACATCGAGCGGTTGGCTGAGCTGATGCGTGACTACGCTCCCACCGTGGTGATGACCCACCCGGATCAGGATCCGTTCAACCCGGATCACCCCGTGGCCTATGAGATGGTGCAGAAGGCCCGGCTGATGACCTCCGGCGCCGGCGTCGAGTCGGGCTTCAAGACGGCTCCGCCCTCGGAGTTCCTGATCTTCGAGCCGCACCAGCCCGAGCTGTGCGGCTTCACCCCGACGGTGTTCGTCGACATTACCTCGGCGTTCGAGCGCAAGAAATTGGCCATGGCTGAGATGAAAGCCCAGCAGTACCTGCAGTCCTACTACGCCGAGCGCGCCGAGCACCGAGGCAACCATGCCCGCAAGGTCACCGGCAACAAGGACATCCGTCAGGCCGAGGCGTTCATGCGCGTGGTTCCGAACGTGATCGACACAGTGTGACCCAGCACACTGGTATCGTCGAGACTCGCACACGACCCAGGGGGAATGAATGACTGAGAATACTGTAGCGTCCACGATGACCGAGGCCGAGCTGCTCGAGAAGTTTGCCGAGATTCCGTCGGCGCCGATCAGCGACGGCCAGGACCGCCTGAACGTGCTGGATGCCGGGATCAGCTCCGTGTGGCCGAGCCCGGGCGCGCGCTTGGTGGGCCGCGCGGTGACGCTCACCGTGGGCGGCGGCGACAACGCTGGCGTGCACGCAGTCGTCGACTCGCTGACCGAGGGGGATGTACTCGTGATCAACGGTCAGGGGCTCACGCACCGCGCCCTCATCGGCGAGCTGATCGCCTCGCGCGCCAAGAAGCGCGGCTGCCGCGGATTCGTGATTGACGGTTGCGTGCGCGATGCCGTGGACCTGCAGGAGATTAACTTCCCGGTTTTTGCCCGCGGCGTCACTCCGGCCGGCCCGTACCGCAATGGTCCCTACCGCATCGGCGGCCCGGTGGCTGTCGGAAATGTGGCGGTCAGTCCGGGCGACCTGATGATCGGCGACGACGACGGTGTCGTCGTGGTGGCCCGCGACGAAGCGGAGCAGGTGCTGGCCGCGGCCCAGGCCAAGCTGGTGGCCGAGGAGAAGCAACGCGCCGAAATCGGACTGTAAGTCAGTCGATGGTCGCGTAGTGATCTCGCACGAAGCGGGCCCGGATCGCCAAACGGCGGTCCGGGCCCGCTGTCGTTGCGGAGCCCCCGGTGAGGGTGCTCAGGCGTGCGGGTTCTCCGTGGCGTCCGCGTTCTCGACTACCGGGGTGCCGTGGGTGTGGAAGGTGGAGATGGTCTTCATGCCCCAGGCCTGGCCCTTGGCGCGCTCGCCCTGGGTCCATGGGATCGGCTTCCAATCCGGGGCCAGGATCAGGCGCGAGCCCTGGTTGGCCAGCTCGATGCGGTTGCCGCCGGGCTCCCACACGTACAGGAAGAAGCCCTGCTGAATGGCGTGCTTGTAGGGGCCGTACTCGATGAAGATCCCGTTCTCCAGGAAGATGTCCGCGGCCTTGAGGATGTCCTCACGGGTGTCGGAGGCGAAGGCGATGTGGTGCAACCGACCCGGGGTGCCCGTCCAGTCATCGGAGTAGACGACGTCGTAGGACTTGTTGCCGTAGGTGAACCAGTGCCCGCCTACATCGCCGTCGTCGAGCTGAATGAACTCGGTGGTGTACCCGCCCAGCACCTGCTCGGTGAAGTCGCAGACCCCGGCCATATCTGCGGTGAGGTAGTTGATGTGGTCGAGGCGACGGGCGTTGGCGCCGAATCCGGGGAACTTTGCGGCCTGGTTCTTTAGGGCCGGCCGGTCGGTGTCATCGGCTTGGTACCACTCGGTGTCGAAGTAGACCTCCATGAGGTGCTGGTCCGGGTCAGTGAACCGGTACGTGCGGCCGCGCCCCATCTCGCCGTCGACCCAGCCCTCGCCCTGACCGGAGGCCTCGATGCGCGCCACCAGTCGCTCCAGTGCTTCGGGGCTGTTCGCGCGCCAGCCCACACGGCCGACACCGGCGTGCTCGCGCTGGGTGAGCTTGATCGAATAGGGCTCGTAGTCATCCCAGCAGTGCAGGTAAGCCGACTCGTAGCCGTTTTCGGTGGTGTGGCCGACGTCGCGCATGGCGAGCAGGTCACGGAAGAACCACAGGGATTCCTCAAATTTCGGCGTGTACAGCTCCACGGTGGAGAGATGGGCGATGTCGCGGATGCGCTCGGTCATAGGGCCCTCCCGGCAGGACTCATTTTCGGAACAATATTGTCAACAATATGATAGGTCGCGTGTCCTGCCCTGGCTAGGGGCTGGCAGAGTCTCGTTTCAGTCCAGCCGCTCCTCGGCGCCCATGGTCTCGAAGTGAGTCGGCAACCCGATGGTGGCCCGCAGCACCATCCGGTAGAGCCAATCCAGTCCTGAGCCTTCGTGGGTACCGGGGCGCCGGTACACGGCCAGCCGGATCGGATCCATCTCGAAGGGCAGCGGCTTGACGACGATCGGCCAGGAGCGCGCCCATCCTTCGGCCAGGGAGCGCGGGGCGACGGCGAGCAGGTCCGGGGACTGCAGGATCAGCGAGAGCGTGCTGGCATAGTGCTGCGCGACCACCGCGGGCTCCGTGTAGGCCGCCGCGCGCCGCTCCACCGCTTCCAGATGCACGGCGCTGGAGTCGCTGGCGACGACGACCCGGGGTGTGGTCAGGTACGTCTCCAGAGTCATCTCCTCGCCGGCGACGGCGTGGTCGGCCGACATCACCACGCAGTAGGTCTGCGTCTTGATCGGAGTGCGCTCCAGATCGCCGGGGATCTCCGCCGGGGCGATCGCCACATCGGCCAGTCCGCGGTGGAGCCACTCGTCGATGTCGTGCTGCTGCAGCAGGAAGCTGCGCACCCGCACCTGCGGTGCCTCTCGCCGGATATCGGCGACGATATTGGCCAGCCAGCCCACCTCGCCGAGCTCGGACAGGGCGATGCGGAACTGACGGGTCGAATGCTGCGGATCGAACGCAGTGAGCTTGTCCATGGCGCCGTCGATGCCGAGCAGTGCGTCGCGGAACGCCGGGTAGATTTCCTTCGCCAGCGCGGTGGGCTCCATGAAGCGGCCCCGGCGCTGGAACAGCGGGTTGTCGAGGGAGGAGCGCAGCCGTCCCAGGGACTGGCTGACGGCCGACTGGGTCACGTAGAGCCGGTCGGCGGCGGCGGTCAGGCTCCGGGACTCGTAGATCGCGGCGAAGACGCGGACGAGATTCAGGTCCATGGGCGCCCCTCCCGATGTAGTGTGACGCGGATAACTATTAGTGATTCTAATGCGGTGCTCCGCGTGCGGTCCCTAGGGTCGAGGTAATCCACTGCCAGCGCACCGTTGGCAGGCCGATCCTGACGAAGGAGCCTCATGACCCTCACCGCCACAGCGACGACCACCGCCGCCGAAGCGATCGCCACCGCGGGAAGCGCCGTCGACGCGCTGCGCAACGCGCAAGCCAAGCCCACGGTGTTCCCGGTGCAAGCAGAATTCACCAACTGGCGCTCGGAGCAGCGGGCCTGGCGCGAGGGGGTGGCCCTGCTGGATCAGTCGCATCACATGACCGACCTGTTCATCTCCGGACCCGACGCCCTGCGGCTGCTCTCGGATACCGGCGTCAACAATGTCAGCCGGTTCCGCCCGCAGATGGCCAAACAGTTCATCGCTGTCAACCACGAGGGCTACCTGATCGGCGACGCCATCCTGGTGTATCTGGAAGAGGAGTCTTTCGACCTGGTGGGCTGGCACATGGTGCTGGACTGGGTGCAGTTCATCGGAGAGACCGGAGACTACGATGTCACCTTCGAACGTGACGCCTCCTCGGCGGTGCGCCAGGGCGATCCGACACTGTACCGGTACGAGGTGCAAGGACCGGACGCCGAGAAGCTCATGCAGAAAGTCAGCACCATCGAGGTGGCCCAGACCAGGTTCTTCGGGATGCTAGAATTCGAGATCGCCGGTCGGCGGATTCCTGCGATCCGGCACGGCATGGCCGGTCAGCCGGGGTTCGAGATGTGGGGACCGTGGGAAGACCGCGAGGTGATCCTCCAGGCGCTGGTCGAGGCCGGAGCGGAGTTCGACCTGACTCGGGTGGGGTCGCTGGCCTACTCCGTCGCCAATCTCGAATCGGCGTGGGTGCCCTCTCCGCCGGCCGCGATCTTCACCGGAGAGCGCATGGAGGAATACCTGGACTGGCTGCCCGCCGCGCGGATGGGATCGATCGCCGGCAGCCTGGACTCCGAGGACATCGAGGACTATTACCTCACCCCCTTCGACCTCGGCTACGGATTCGTCATCGACTGGGACCACGACTTCATCGGCAGAGAGGCGCTGCGCAGCCACGCGAAGGCTGCATCGCGGAAGAAGGTCACCCTGGTGTGGGACCCGGAGGAACTGGCCGCAGCCCAGCGCACCCTCTACGAGGAAGGAGTGCCCGCCAAGTTCATCAACCTCCCGAAGGCGCGCTACGGGCAGTTCCAGACCGACCGCGTGCTCCATGACGGCAGGGACGTCGGGATCTCGCTGGACGCCGGCTACCTGGCCAACGAGCAGGCTTTCGTCTCCCTCGCCACCATCGAGGAGGAGTTCTCGGCTCCGGGGACCGCGGTGACCCTGGTGTGGGGCGAGGACCCTGCCTCCACCAAACCCGCCGTCGAGGCGCACCGACAGATCCAGATCCGCGCGACCGTGCAGCCCGCACCGTACTCGCGCTTTGCCCGCGAGAATTACCGACGCAACAGCTGAGCCGTTGCCGTCACCGGCGCGGAGAGGAGACAGACATGCATCAGCGAACCATGACACGGCGCGCCGTGCTTCTGGGCGGATTGGGACTCGGCGCCGCCGGGGTTCTGCTCGGCTGCGGGGACGGCTCGCCCTCGGCAGGGACGACCACCGGCGCGTCCCGAGCAGCGACGGGTGGCGTGGAGGAGGTCGGGGTGCTGCCGATCGTCGACGTCGCCACCA
It includes:
- a CDS encoding MFS transporter, whose product is MPSSAGPQGAVSATPTPGARAWIIVLVCGVVAAMHVWKLPGAMDFIRADLGMSLVQAGALLGIVQVASMILGLASSLFCERIGLRTSLALGLGLLGGGSALGAAAEHTWMLMATRAVEGIGFLLVTVVAPPLIRRITPAERINTAMGWWSAFQGMAVFVAVLASTLLLSGAEVVSWHAWWLIMAVLSVLMIPLALWRIPTESGTAVRVGEALRRIGRTVSAGMPWVCAVIFACYTLQWGAIIGFLPTIFGDAGVHGVWVGAATAVVGLVNGVGNVIGGRLLQRGVAPRWLVTTGMIAMIVTTVLIFAPDWTQVPGGLWVQLVAAAVFSGIAALIPSSMTRVGVDAAPADGSPAAVMGLMNQVYNGANFVGPVLLTSIATAVGGWHLSWTMTVTAAVIGLVLALVFLRRPWLTVNVSG
- a CDS encoding DsbA family oxidoreductase — encoded protein: MKVQIFSDVGCPWCYIGWRRFTTALEQFPHRDQLDIQFGSFQLDPSLPEHDHRSESEYLSQVKGIPAKQVAQMLAHVTAQAKEEGLDYDFDSLVVANSWTAHRLIQRAKAVSADAAIQVEERLFNAHFERGESIADVAVLTRIGVESGLTEEQVQEALNDAQWEDAIRADLAQARAYGVTGVPFFVLDERYGLSGAQPPATFLQALTQAYQEHTQRSPLKPIVTDAADDADAALQGQACGPNGCD
- the thiD gene encoding bifunctional hydroxymethylpyrimidine kinase/phosphomethylpyrimidine kinase, whose product is MTDTTAAPASASDLTTPALALSIAGSEATGGAGAQADLRTFQELGAFGMIALTCIVSFDPKNNWNHRFVPVEASVIADQLEAILTDYAGVLKTTKLGMMGSPATIETVATALKTQEWENVVLDPVLICKGQEPGHALDTDEALKAQLLPLATFTTPNHFEAEQLSGISISSLEDLKEAARRIHDASGVTVLAKGGIRLEGPDAVDVFYDGTTLEVLSSPKVGEHAVSGAGCSLAAAVTAELAKGATELDAAHRAKEFVTAGIRQRVAGQTPFDVLWQGGLRA
- a CDS encoding 4-oxalomesaconate tautomerase, coding for MPSASDSASWTEVPCMQMRGGTSKGLYFLADDLPDDPAQRDRLLLRLMGSPDRRQIDGLGGAHPLTSKVAVVSAGRDENGDSDGSVDYLFLQVSVDQAIVSDRQNCGNILAGVAPFALERGIVPITGDTTTVRINLLNSNSATLATVETPNGTVRYTGDTAIVGVPGTAAGITLEYRDVAGGTTGALFPTGTALDTFRLAEHGPMPTRVEATCIDNGMPVVVLDASAFGLNGDETVEELEADTDLRGSIEELRLKAGRSMGLGDVTEATVPKICLVSPAQSGGDFSTRCFIPHRVHEAIGVFAAASVGAAWRIPGTVLARRAHSSRPGDPNDDAAALVVEHPTGQTTIVVETDGDQVTRTASVSTARKLMDGMTFAETEG
- a CDS encoding GntR family transcriptional regulator yields the protein MKTSRPVTAADVAQYIRTSITSGEMVPGQRLVEADLAEAVGASRGHVRSALADLAVEGLIERIQNRGARVRQVTLEEALEIIEVRAAVEALCAAKAAEKVSEDEITELRDIGTNMTDAVETGNQAAYARGNELLHAAIIRIADQKTAAETIRRLQAQAVRYQYRLSAQPGRSQVSLPEHLAIIEAVCTRDADAARDAMHAHLSSVAGAIQGVTSAG
- a CDS encoding PH domain-containing protein, coding for MIDFQNGGFYKLSAVDPQPLQKEIGPLLIEGENVLQTFKGIRDFIAFTNKRVIAVNIQGITGKKRDYTSLPFSKVQAFSVETAGTFDLDAELDLWFSSVGKVRFEFRDNVDIRMLSQLIAGYVL
- a CDS encoding PIG-L deacetylase family protein; this translates as MTENSRTGQRLLVVGAHSADFVWRAAGAIAKFVDAGGEATVVALTYGERGESGELWKQEGQTEENVKKIRHGEAERAAGHLGASFVAFDLGDYPLVNDHSDIERLAELMRDYAPTVVMTHPDQDPFNPDHPVAYEMVQKARLMTSGAGVESGFKTAPPSEFLIFEPHQPELCGFTPTVFVDITSAFERKKLAMAEMKAQQYLQSYYAERAEHRGNHARKVTGNKDIRQAEAFMRVVPNVIDTV
- a CDS encoding RraA family protein; amino-acid sequence: MTENTVASTMTEAELLEKFAEIPSAPISDGQDRLNVLDAGISSVWPSPGARLVGRAVTLTVGGGDNAGVHAVVDSLTEGDVLVINGQGLTHRALIGELIASRAKKRGCRGFVIDGCVRDAVDLQEINFPVFARGVTPAGPYRNGPYRIGGPVAVGNVAVSPGDLMIGDDDGVVVVARDEAEQVLAAAQAKLVAEEKQRAEIGL
- a CDS encoding VOC family protein, with the translated sequence MTERIRDIAHLSTVELYTPKFEESLWFFRDLLAMRDVGHTTENGYESAYLHCWDDYEPYSIKLTQREHAGVGRVGWRANSPEALERLVARIEASGQGEGWVDGEMGRGRTYRFTDPDQHLMEVYFDTEWYQADDTDRPALKNQAAKFPGFGANARRLDHINYLTADMAGVCDFTEQVLGGYTTEFIQLDDGDVGGHWFTYGNKSYDVVYSDDWTGTPGRLHHIAFASDTREDILKAADIFLENGIFIEYGPYKHAIQQGFFLYVWEPGGNRIELANQGSRLILAPDWKPIPWTQGERAKGQAWGMKTISTFHTHGTPVVENADATENPHA
- a CDS encoding LysR family transcriptional regulator, producing MDLNLVRVFAAIYESRSLTAAADRLYVTQSAVSQSLGRLRSSLDNPLFQRRGRFMEPTALAKEIYPAFRDALLGIDGAMDKLTAFDPQHSTRQFRIALSELGEVGWLANIVADIRREAPQVRVRSFLLQQHDIDEWLHRGLADVAIAPAEIPGDLERTPIKTQTYCVVMSADHAVAGEEMTLETYLTTPRVVVASDSSAVHLEAVERRAAAYTEPAVVAQHYASTLSLILQSPDLLAVAPRSLAEGWARSWPIVVKPLPFEMDPIRLAVYRRPGTHEGSGLDWLYRMVLRATIGLPTHFETMGAEERLD
- a CDS encoding aminomethyl transferase family protein — protein: MTLTATATTTAAEAIATAGSAVDALRNAQAKPTVFPVQAEFTNWRSEQRAWREGVALLDQSHHMTDLFISGPDALRLLSDTGVNNVSRFRPQMAKQFIAVNHEGYLIGDAILVYLEEESFDLVGWHMVLDWVQFIGETGDYDVTFERDASSAVRQGDPTLYRYEVQGPDAEKLMQKVSTIEVAQTRFFGMLEFEIAGRRIPAIRHGMAGQPGFEMWGPWEDREVILQALVEAGAEFDLTRVGSLAYSVANLESAWVPSPPAAIFTGERMEEYLDWLPAARMGSIAGSLDSEDIEDYYLTPFDLGYGFVIDWDHDFIGREALRSHAKAASRKKVTLVWDPEELAAAQRTLYEEGVPAKFINLPKARYGQFQTDRVLHDGRDVGISLDAGYLANEQAFVSLATIEEEFSAPGTAVTLVWGEDPASTKPAVEAHRQIQIRATVQPAPYSRFARENYRRNS